The Methanobrevibacter sp. genome includes a region encoding these proteins:
- a CDS encoding putative glycoside hydrolase, whose translation MKKILALLFFALLLLSVTAVSAEENVAFLADENAVDMQEIMGDDPSNPESDGETVGDGSALSDDDGDANDIEDGDDSTEDDGNDVPAEKSNSTITASNLKGYESFTTTIKIKLTSNGTALFSRPIQISLNGILYNKTTDSNGEVKLNVKLNKGTYLAEITYLGDNLTSNASKVCNVTVLSPLKTKLRIGDKYINYRQGSKCLFYVKLLDAKNNTIKNQKVTIKVAGKTYTVTTNKYGSAKIYLNLKKGTYTVKYTFKSSSPYLASNGSCKIKFKAKMPKGDGYWLWSSDMKKVNLKSLANRGTKHIFLHANAVSRYGKSAVVSFIKKAHKHGMKVHIWMQVCYSGGKWVRPINEKNQIKYSFLNKRIKQAKNYAKIKGVDGIHFDYVRFGGTAHLYKNPNRAINYFMKKASTEVHKVNSNCIVSAALMPEPGSAMTEKFGQDVSTMSKYSDALIPMVYKGTYKKDRAWVTSVTKKFVNQSIGAQIWTGLQSYQSEKNPKKLSHSALLKDAKAAVKGGAKGIMIFRIGISCNLNFKKI comes from the coding sequence ATGAAAAAGATATTGGCATTATTGTTTTTCGCTTTACTATTGCTTTCTGTCACTGCAGTTTCAGCAGAAGAGAATGTCGCTTTCCTTGCTGATGAAAATGCGGTTGATATGCAGGAAATTATGGGGGATGATCCTTCAAATCCAGAAAGTGATGGCGAGACTGTTGGCGATGGTTCCGCTCTTAGTGATGATGATGGCGATGCAAATGATATTGAAGATGGGGATGATTCAACTGAAGATGATGGGAATGATGTTCCTGCTGAAAAGTCAAACTCCACAATCACAGCATCAAACCTAAAGGGATATGAGTCATTCACAACTACAATTAAGATTAAGCTGACATCCAATGGCACAGCATTGTTTTCAAGACCTATTCAAATATCATTGAATGGAATCCTTTACAATAAAACAACCGATTCAAATGGGGAAGTTAAGCTAAATGTCAAATTGAATAAGGGAACTTATCTTGCTGAAATAACCTATTTGGGCGATAATCTGACAAGCAATGCAAGCAAAGTCTGCAATGTGACCGTTCTATCCCCTCTCAAGACCAAATTGAGAATCGGTGATAAGTACATCAATTATCGCCAAGGCTCCAAATGTCTGTTTTATGTGAAATTGCTTGATGCTAAGAACAATACAATAAAAAACCAAAAGGTCACAATCAAGGTTGCAGGCAAAACATATACTGTCACAACCAATAAGTACGGCAGTGCCAAAATATATTTGAATCTTAAGAAGGGAACATATACTGTAAAATATACATTTAAAAGCAGTTCCCCTTATTTGGCTTCAAATGGCTCTTGCAAAATCAAGTTCAAGGCTAAAATGCCTAAAGGTGACGGCTATTGGCTATGGTCTTCAGACATGAAAAAGGTGAATCTTAAAAGCCTTGCGAATAGGGGAACCAAACATATCTTCCTTCATGCCAATGCGGTATCAAGGTATGGAAAATCAGCTGTTGTTTCCTTCATTAAAAAGGCCCATAAGCATGGAATGAAGGTTCATATATGGATGCAGGTCTGCTATAGCGGAGGAAAATGGGTAAGGCCAATCAATGAGAAGAACCAGATAAAATATTCCTTTTTGAATAAAAGAATCAAACAGGCAAAGAATTATGCTAAGATTAAGGGAGTGGATGGAATCCACTTCGATTATGTGCGTTTCGGAGGCACTGCACATTTATATAAAAATCCTAATCGTGCAATCAACTACTTTATGAAGAAGGCTTCAACTGAAGTCCATAAGGTTAATTCGAATTGCATTGTTTCAGCTGCTCTAATGCCTGAACCGGGCAGTGCAATGACTGAAAAGTTTGGTCAGGATGTCTCAACAATGAGCAAATACTCTGATGCTTTGATACCAATGGTTTATAAGGGCACTTATAAGAAGGATAGGGCATGGGTCACTTCTGTTACAAAAAAATTCGTCAACCAATCAATTGGGGCTCAAATATGGACTGGATTGCAGTCATACCAATCCGAAAAGAATCCTAAGAAATTAAGTCACAGCGCCCTTTTAAAGGATGCGAAGGCTGCAGTGAAAGGTGGAGCAAAAGGAATTATGATATTCAGAATTGGAATATCATGCAATTTAAATTTTAAAAAGATTTAA
- a CDS encoding glycosyltransferase family 2 protein codes for MVEISVVVPAYNAVDYLDEAITSIIDQSFKDLEIICVDDGSTDDTLERLEEYASRDSRIQVFHQENQG; via the coding sequence ATGGTAGAGATTTCTGTTGTTGTTCCGGCGTATAATGCTGTTGATTATTTGGATGAGGCTATTACTTCCATTATTGATCAAAGTTTTAAGGATTTGGAGATAATTTGTGTTGATGATGGGTCAACTGATGATACTTTAGAGAGATTGGAGGAATATGCTTCAAGGGATAGCCGCATTCAGGTTTTTCATCAAGAGAATCAGGGT